The following coding sequences are from one Dromaius novaehollandiae isolate bDroNov1 chromosome 24, bDroNov1.hap1, whole genome shotgun sequence window:
- the TMEM82 gene encoding transmembrane protein 82 isoform X2 — MFSLGSWLPAWPGLAWGWALLDGLLQGLVGACAVSVLCSLMKVYLYVQCCNDPERQAEKEALRARRWLLDALHVPLLTAVLAAVGSRVAALVALEFSLRAASALLSPGKGGLSSQLYLLCQYSLGCGVYCGLGFLLDGAPHATGNLLLAAGLAGLLAAAARRLARHVCALYELHSRARYCGVCIALLAAGHGLPGLLRRALAVAFAVADLAAVALLNRDFLGPAEAARFWTPLTICYALLVVYMQEEQKQGPPVYQTVFVRMGGLLILLLTVGRWTDILGVLVSLVGEIWCLLRVGVMLDVCRRQDLAQQWGDLSASPEASSRRSGSETES, encoded by the exons ATGTTCTCCctgggctcctggctgccggcttgGCCCGGCTTGGCCTGGGGCTGGGCGCTGCTGGATGGGCTGCTGCAAG GGCTGGTGGGCGCCTGCGCCGTGTCGGTGCTCTGCAGCCTCATGAAGGTTTATCTCTACGTCCAGTGCTGCAA CGATCCGGAGCGGCAGGCGGAGAAGGAGGCGCTGCGGGCGCGGCGGTGGCTGCTGGACGCCCTGCACGTGCCCCTGCTCACGGCCGTGCTGGCCGCCGTGGGCTCCCGGGTGGCCGCGCTGGTGGCCCTGGAGTTCTCCCTGCGGGCCGCCTCGGCCCTCCTCTCGCCCGGCAAG GGCGGCCTCAGCAGCCAGCTCTACCTGCTGTGCCAGTACTCGCTGGGCTGCGGCGTCTACTGCGGCCTCGGCTTCTTGCTGGACGGGGCGCCGCACGCCACGGGCAACCTGCTGCTGGCCgccgggctggcggggctgctggcggcggccgcccggcgcctGGCGCGTCACGTCTGCGCCCTCTACGAGCTGCACAGCCGGGCCCGCTACTGCGGCGTCTGCATCGCCCTGCTGGCCGCCGGCCACggcctgccggggctgctgcgCCGGGCGCTGGCCGTGGCCTTCGCCGTGGCCGACCTGGCCGCCGTGGCCTTGCTCAACCGGGATTTCCTGGGGCCAGCGGAGGCGGCGCGGTTCTGGACGCCGCTCACCATCTGCTACGCGCTGCTGGTGGTCTACATGCAAG AGGAGCAGAAGCAGGGCCCGCCCGTCTACCAGACGGTCTTCGTGAGGATGGGCGgcctcctcatcctcctgctcACCGTGGGCCGCTGGACGGACATCCTCGGCGTCCTGGTGTCGCTGGTGGGCGAGATCTGGTGCCTCCTCCGGGTCGGCGTCATGCTGGACGTCTGCCGGCGGCAG GATTTGGCCCAGCAGTGGGGAGACCTTTCTGCATCGCCGGAGGCTTCTTCCCGGCGATCCGGCTCGGAGACGGAGTCCTGA
- the TMEM82 gene encoding transmembrane protein 82 isoform X1: MFSLGSWLPAWPGLAWGWALLDGLLQGLVGACAVSVLCSLMKVYLYVQCCNDPERQAEKEALRARRWLLDALHVPLLTAVLAAVGSRVAALVALEFSLRAASALLSPGKGGLSSQLYLLCQYSLGCGVYCGLGFLLDGAPHATGNLLLAAGLAGLLAAAARRLARHVCALYELHSRARYCGVCIALLAAGHGLPGLLRRALAVAFAVADLAAVALLNRDFLGPAEAARFWTPLTICYALLVVYMQAEEQKQGPPVYQTVFVRMGGLLILLLTVGRWTDILGVLVSLVGEIWCLLRVGVMLDVCRRQDLAQQWGDLSASPEASSRRSGSETES; the protein is encoded by the exons ATGTTCTCCctgggctcctggctgccggcttgGCCCGGCTTGGCCTGGGGCTGGGCGCTGCTGGATGGGCTGCTGCAAG GGCTGGTGGGCGCCTGCGCCGTGTCGGTGCTCTGCAGCCTCATGAAGGTTTATCTCTACGTCCAGTGCTGCAA CGATCCGGAGCGGCAGGCGGAGAAGGAGGCGCTGCGGGCGCGGCGGTGGCTGCTGGACGCCCTGCACGTGCCCCTGCTCACGGCCGTGCTGGCCGCCGTGGGCTCCCGGGTGGCCGCGCTGGTGGCCCTGGAGTTCTCCCTGCGGGCCGCCTCGGCCCTCCTCTCGCCCGGCAAG GGCGGCCTCAGCAGCCAGCTCTACCTGCTGTGCCAGTACTCGCTGGGCTGCGGCGTCTACTGCGGCCTCGGCTTCTTGCTGGACGGGGCGCCGCACGCCACGGGCAACCTGCTGCTGGCCgccgggctggcggggctgctggcggcggccgcccggcgcctGGCGCGTCACGTCTGCGCCCTCTACGAGCTGCACAGCCGGGCCCGCTACTGCGGCGTCTGCATCGCCCTGCTGGCCGCCGGCCACggcctgccggggctgctgcgCCGGGCGCTGGCCGTGGCCTTCGCCGTGGCCGACCTGGCCGCCGTGGCCTTGCTCAACCGGGATTTCCTGGGGCCAGCGGAGGCGGCGCGGTTCTGGACGCCGCTCACCATCTGCTACGCGCTGCTGGTGGTCTACATGCAAG CAGAGGAGCAGAAGCAGGGCCCGCCCGTCTACCAGACGGTCTTCGTGAGGATGGGCGgcctcctcatcctcctgctcACCGTGGGCCGCTGGACGGACATCCTCGGCGTCCTGGTGTCGCTGGTGGGCGAGATCTGGTGCCTCCTCCGGGTCGGCGTCATGCTGGACGTCTGCCGGCGGCAG GATTTGGCCCAGCAGTGGGGAGACCTTTCTGCATCGCCGGAGGCTTCTTCCCGGCGATCCGGCTCGGAGACGGAGTCCTGA